A stretch of Vigna angularis cultivar LongXiaoDou No.4 chromosome 4, ASM1680809v1, whole genome shotgun sequence DNA encodes these proteins:
- the LOC108331734 gene encoding uncharacterized protein LOC108331734 isoform X2, producing MVATNVKAETMSLMDKRSALEAEMNAVIARLSQPGAPGVSGGLVDSEGFPRSDIDIPVVRAERRRLAELRNDHKEITEKINKNIQILHSARLESRSSVYKNPGTVDGSDSQTSSTTDAVSLMTSQNVLMRHSPNSMDVDVLISRPFAMVDEIADSSPAVEDGLQLGDQILKFGDVEAGDNLLQRLSSEAQSNMGRAVPVVIVRQGIVINLTVTPRSWQGRGLLGCHFRIL from the exons ATGGTGGCGACGAACGTGAAGGCGGAAACCATGTCTCTCATGGACAAGCGTAGCGCGCTGGAGGCGGAGATGAACGCCGTCATCGCTCGCCTCTCCCAGCCCGGAGCTCCTGGTGTGTCTGGTGGTCTCGTCGATTCTGAG ggttttcctCGTTCCGATATCGACATCCCCGTTGTTCGAGCCGAACGACGTCGCCTTGCAG AGTTGCGCAATGACCACAAGGAGATAACtgagaaaataaacaaaaatattcaaattctgCATTCTGCAAGACTTGAAAGTAGGTCATCGGTCTACAAGAATCCAG GTACTGTTGATGGTTCGGATAGTCAGACCTCATCAACTACAGACGCTGTTTCATTGATGACATCACAAAATGTCCTTATGAGACATTCCCCCAATTCAATGGATGTGGATGTGTTGATTAGTAGACCCTTTGCAATGGTAGACGAGATAGCAGATTCGTCTCCAGCAGTGGAGGATGGTTTACAACTTGGAGATCAAATTCTTAAATTTGGTGATGTGGAAGCAGGTGATAATTTGCTCCAAAGGCTTTCTTCGGAGGCTCAGTCAAATATGGGTCGTGCAGTACCAGTTGTTATTGTGAGGCAAGGCATAGTGATAAACTTAACTGTTACACCTAGATCTTGGCAAGGCAGAGGACTACTGGG ATGTCATTTTCGGATCTTGTAG
- the LOC108331734 gene encoding uncharacterized protein LOC108331734 isoform X1: MVATNVKAETMSLMDKRSALEAEMNAVIARLSQPGAPGVSGGLVDSEGFPRSDIDIPVVRAERRRLAELRNDHKEITEKINKNIQILHSARLESRSSVYKNPGTVDGSDSQTSSTTDAVSLMTSQNVLMRHSPNSMDVDVLISRPFAMVDEIADSSPAVEDGLQLGDQILKFGDVEAGDNLLQRLSSEAQSNMGRAVPVVIVRQGIVINLTVTPRSWQGRGLLGYACSPLFYEINNIKWI; this comes from the exons ATGGTGGCGACGAACGTGAAGGCGGAAACCATGTCTCTCATGGACAAGCGTAGCGCGCTGGAGGCGGAGATGAACGCCGTCATCGCTCGCCTCTCCCAGCCCGGAGCTCCTGGTGTGTCTGGTGGTCTCGTCGATTCTGAG ggttttcctCGTTCCGATATCGACATCCCCGTTGTTCGAGCCGAACGACGTCGCCTTGCAG AGTTGCGCAATGACCACAAGGAGATAACtgagaaaataaacaaaaatattcaaattctgCATTCTGCAAGACTTGAAAGTAGGTCATCGGTCTACAAGAATCCAG GTACTGTTGATGGTTCGGATAGTCAGACCTCATCAACTACAGACGCTGTTTCATTGATGACATCACAAAATGTCCTTATGAGACATTCCCCCAATTCAATGGATGTGGATGTGTTGATTAGTAGACCCTTTGCAATGGTAGACGAGATAGCAGATTCGTCTCCAGCAGTGGAGGATGGTTTACAACTTGGAGATCAAATTCTTAAATTTGGTGATGTGGAAGCAGGTGATAATTTGCTCCAAAGGCTTTCTTCGGAGGCTCAGTCAAATATGGGTCGTGCAGTACCAGTTGTTATTGTGAGGCAAGGCATAGTGATAAACTTAACTGTTACACCTAGATCTTGGCAAGGCAGAGGACTACTGGGGTATGCCTGTTCTCctttattttatgaaatcaaTAACATTAAATGGATATAA